ACCGCAAGCTGGTGCAGACCTGATGCGGGCGCCTGTCGATACCTTCGCCATGCGCGGGCTCAGCCTTGCCGCCTTGCTGACCCTGGCCGCCTGCGGCACCGCGCCGCACAAGCCCGCATCGAACAACGTGCCGCTGCCGTCGGGCGGCAAGGTCAAGGTGCCCGTGCGCCAGGATCCCACCTTGCCGGTATTGCCGGCGGCCGGCTCCGGGCGCGGCGGCTACTACAAGGATGACGGTCCGGGCGACAATCCGCCCGCCAACCTGCGCGACGTGCCCGATGCGGAAGTGCGCAACGAGCCGTATTCGACGCGCTCGAACCGCCCGTATGTCGTCTTCGGCAAGACGTACACGCCGATCACCGACAACGAGCCATTCAAGCAAAAGGGCACGGGCACCTGGTATGGCAAGAAATTCCATGGCCAGCGCACCTCGTCGGGTGAAATCTACGATATGTACAAGATGACGGCGGCCCATCCGACCTTGCCGATTCCATCGTATGCGCGCGTGACGAGCATCGACAGCGGCGAGCAGGTGATCGTGCGCATCAACGACCGCGGCCCGTTCCACGCCACGCGCGTGATCGACGTGTCGTACACGGCGGCGCTGAAACTGGGCTTTCTCGGCAAGGGCAGCCACCAGGTGGTCGTCGAACGCCTGCTGCCGGCCGATATCGATGCCATCCTGGCGGCCCGCGCGGCGCCCAAGCCGGTGCCGTCGGTGGTGGCCATTTCCATCGATACGCCGGCCGACAGCGAACCGGAAATGCGCGCCGTGGTGCAGCCTGAAATCACCGCGCTGTCAGCGGTCGATGCCACCGTGGCCGCGCCCGCGCCAGCGGCGCTGGCCACCGGCTTCTACCTGCAGCTGGGCGCCTATTCGCGTGCGGACAATGCGGAAGCGGGCCGCGCGCAACTGGCGCCGTATGCGCAAACGCTGGGCAATCTTGATGTGGTGCCGGCCGGCCCGTTGTTCCGCCTGTACGGCGGACCGTTCACGAGCCGCACCGATGCGGCGCGCGCGGCGGCCAGCCTGCCGGCGTCGGCGGGTGTCAAACCGATCGTCATTGAGAGATGAGCGTAGGTCGGATTAGCGTGCAAGCGCGTAATCCGACACCATGGTTGGCGTCGCTGGCGTTGTCGGATTACGCGCAAGCGCTAATCCGACCTACCTGGCTGAAGCACAGTGAGCATCGCAGGTTGCCTATGCCGGACGCGCAGTAGGTTTGGTCCGGCGCTTATTTACAGGAGCGCAGTTCCTGCTCGTCGAACTGCTTCGTGATCTCGGCCAGCCGCGCGCGCGTGGCGGCGTCGAGGTCGCGGAACTGGTAGGCGAATTGCTTGCTGGCGCTGTAGCGCGGCGCGACGCGGGCGCTGTGCACGCCCTGTTTGTTGAGCGATGCCAGCTGGCTTTGCGCGCTCGTTTCCGACTTGAATACGCCCAGTGAAATGCCCCAGCGCAGTGGGCTGTTTTCGTTCATGATGAAGTAATTCGTCACGCCCAGCTGCTTCAATTCGCCGGCCTTGCGGTCGGCGCCTTCCTTGCTGCCCTGCGGCGGGATGTACACCATGTAGCTGGAAATGTCCTGGCCGGCGACGTTGCGGCGCGATTGGCGGTCGCCCAGGCTCAGCGCGGCCACTTGCGCTTCGAAGCGGCGGCCATCGGCCAGCAGGAAATTGCCCACCTCCGTGCACGCATACGATGGCGGCGGCGCCGGCGTTTCTGCGGCGACCGGCGCAGGCGCTGTGGCCACGGCCGGTGCGGTCGCCTGCTCCTGCGTCAGCAAGGTGAGCTTGCCCGCCTGCAGCTGGTTTTTCAGGCGCGCCGGCTCGCGCGTCTCGCTGCGAAAACTGCCCAGATAACCCTGGCCGATGGCCAGCACCAGCAGGTTGACGCCGGCCAGCAGCCAGAAGACGAATTTCAGCATACGTGGTTTCCTTGTGTTCCTGCGGCCCCGGCGCGCGCGGCCGCCTGCAGGCCGATCATGACGATATTGTCGACCAGATGCAGCGGCACCGCCAGCGCCAGGGCCGGTGCGATGCGCAGTGCGGCGCCGCCCGACAGCAGGCAGGCGCTGGCGCCGTGCATGCGCACGGCCCGTTCGATGGCGCCCGCCTGCGCCGCCAGGCAGCCGGAGAGGATGGCGTCGTCCGTGTTGTCGGCAAAGCCGGCCGGCAGCACGGCGTCGCTGGCGATGTGCGGCAGCTGCGCCGTATTGCGCGCCAGCGAGCTGGCCATCAGTCCCAGTCCAGGCAAGATCATCCCGCCGAGAAAAACGCCGTCGGCCGTGATGGCGTCGATGGTGGTGGCGGTGCCGCAATTGGCGACGATGACGGCCTGGCCAGGCGCCAGCGCGTGCGCGCCGATGGCGGCGGCAAAGCGGTCGCAGCCCAGCTGCGACGGCGCGCGGTAGCCGTTCGTCAGTCCGGCCAGCTGCGGCAGCGAGACAAAGTCACGCGGCGCGACCGGCAGCATGGCGCGCAGGCGCGTGCCGATGACGGCGCCCGCCACGTTCGACAGCAGCGCTTCGCTGATGGCAAGAGTCGCCCAGTGCGCGGCCAGGGTCTCGATCTGCGCATGCGCGACGACGCCGCTGGCCAGCCAGCCGCCGGCCGCGCTGTCGGCGGCCACGAGCGCCCATTTGATGCGCGTATTGCCGGCGTCGATCAGCAGCAGCATGCGCTCACTCCCCGGCCAGGCGCAAGGACACGTCGCCCGACATGACTTCCTGCAGGCCGCCGTCGGTGCGCAGCAGCAAACGGCCCAGCTGATCGACGCCGGCCGCCACGCCTTGCTGCAGCAGCTGGCCGTTGTCGAGGATTTTCACGTGCTGGCCCTGCCACGCGTGCAGCAGGTTCCAGCGTTCCGCAAACGGTGCAAAGCCCGTGTCGTCGAATTCGGCCAGCACGCCGGCCAGGCGGCTCAGCAGCGCCGCCACCAGGGTGTTGCGCTCCATCTGCGCCAGCCAGGGCACGGCCGAGACGCTGCGCCCGATCTGCCGTTCCAGCGCATCGGGCATCAAGAGATTGATGCCGCAGCCGATGACGGCCCACACGCCGCCGCTATCGTCGCCCTGTGCCTGTTGCGTTTCGACGAGGATGCCGGCCAGTTTGTGGCCATCCTTGAGCAGGTCGTTCGGCCATTTCAGTTGCACCGGCACGCCCAGCGCCGTCATGCTTTCGGCCAGCGCCACGCCGACGGCCAGCGGCAGGCCGACCAGCTGGTGCAGCGGCCCCTTGAAGCGCCAGGCCAGCGAGAACATCAGGCTGGCGTCCGCCTGCGACACCCACGGCCGTCCGGCGCGCCCCCGTCCGGCCGTCTGCTGGCCGGCGATGCGCAGGGTGGGGCCGGCCAGGGTGGCGCAGCGCGCCAGCAGGTCGGCGTTGGTCGATCCCGTTTCATCGACCACTTCGATGGCCACGTGCGAGGCGCCGGTGGCGCAATGGGCGGCGATGGCCGCGCTGTTCAAGTCTGAGTGCTTCGTCATGTTGGTCAGTTCAGTTGCGCGCCTTGTGCGGCGCATTCGCGAAGGCCCGGTCGTAGACGGCATTGGGCAATGCGCGCAGCAGCTTGGCGACGACGCCCATCTGCCACGGGATCACGC
This window of the Janthinobacterium agaricidamnosum genome carries:
- a CDS encoding SPOR domain-containing protein, producing MLKFVFWLLAGVNLLVLAIGQGYLGSFRSETREPARLKNQLQAGKLTLLTQEQATAPAVATAPAPVAAETPAPPPSYACTEVGNFLLADGRRFEAQVAALSLGDRQSRRNVAGQDISSYMVYIPPQGSKEGADRKAGELKQLGVTNYFIMNENSPLRWGISLGVFKSETSAQSQLASLNKQGVHSARVAPRYSASKQFAYQFRDLDAATRARLAEITKQFDEQELRSCK
- a CDS encoding septal ring lytic transglycosylase RlpA family protein; protein product: MRAPVDTFAMRGLSLAALLTLAACGTAPHKPASNNVPLPSGGKVKVPVRQDPTLPVLPAAGSGRGGYYKDDGPGDNPPANLRDVPDAEVRNEPYSTRSNRPYVVFGKTYTPITDNEPFKQKGTGTWYGKKFHGQRTSSGEIYDMYKMTAAHPTLPIPSYARVTSIDSGEQVIVRINDRGPFHATRVIDVSYTAALKLGFLGKGSHQVVVERLLPADIDAILAARAAPKPVPSVVAISIDTPADSEPEMRAVVQPEITALSAVDATVAAPAPAALATGFYLQLGAYSRADNAEAGRAQLAPYAQTLGNLDVVPAGPLFRLYGGPFTSRTDAARAAASLPASAGVKPIVIER
- a CDS encoding biotin--[acetyl-CoA-carboxylase] ligase; protein product: MTKHSDLNSAAIAAHCATGASHVAIEVVDETGSTNADLLARCATLAGPTLRIAGQQTAGRGRAGRPWVSQADASLMFSLAWRFKGPLHQLVGLPLAVGVALAESMTALGVPVQLKWPNDLLKDGHKLAGILVETQQAQGDDSGGVWAVIGCGINLLMPDALERQIGRSVSAVPWLAQMERNTLVAALLSRLAGVLAEFDDTGFAPFAERWNLLHAWQGQHVKILDNGQLLQQGVAAGVDQLGRLLLRTDGGLQEVMSGDVSLRLAGE
- a CDS encoding type III pantothenate kinase yields the protein MLLLIDAGNTRIKWALVAADSAAGGWLASGVVAHAQIETLAAHWATLAISEALLSNVAGAVIGTRLRAMLPVAPRDFVSLPQLAGLTNGYRAPSQLGCDRFAAAIGAHALAPGQAVIVANCGTATTIDAITADGVFLGGMILPGLGLMASSLARNTAQLPHIASDAVLPAGFADNTDDAILSGCLAAQAGAIERAVRMHGASACLLSGGAALRIAPALALAVPLHLVDNIVMIGLQAAARAGAAGTQGNHVC